A stretch of the Malus sylvestris chromosome 10, drMalSylv7.2, whole genome shotgun sequence genome encodes the following:
- the LOC126586692 gene encoding squalene monooxygenase SE1-like: MDYQYVLGGVLVSLLGSVFFMIINTTLSGEKKKVVEKVSNGVNGNDYVRMPSQNGNFQPESASGTDVVIVGAGVAGAALAYTLAKDGRRVHVIERDLSEPDRIVGELLQPGGYLKLIELGLEDCANESIDAQKVFGYALYKDGNDTKLSYPLENYPSDIAGRSFHNGRFIQKMRERATALKNVTLEQGTVTTLIEEKGTVKGVMYKNKAGDEMRSYAPLTIVCDGCFSNLRRNLCTPKVDNPSCFVGLILENCDLPYANHGHVILGDPSPILFYPISGTEVRCLVDVPGTKVPSVANGEMAKYLKNVVAPQVPPQLLRSFLAAVEKGNIRTMQNKSMPATPQPTPGAILLGDAFNMRHPLTGGGMTVALSDIVLLRDLLRPLTDLNDAPALCEYLESFYTLRKPVSSTINTLAGALYKVFCASPDPARQEMREACFDYLSLGGICARGPISLLSGLNPRPIHLFLHFFAVAVYGVGRLMIPFPTPKRVWLGTRLILGASGIIFPIIKGEGVRQMFFPATIPAYYRAPPLQ; this comes from the exons ATGGATTACCAGTATGTTCTTGGTGGGGTGTTGGTTTCTCTGCTGGGCTCTGTTTTCTTCATGATCATCAACACCACTCTCAGCGGCGAGAAGAAGAAGGTGGTCGAGAAAGTTTCCAACGGCGTTAACGGAAATGATTACGTGAGGATGCCGTCCCAGAACGGTAATTTTCAACCGGAGAGTGCCAGTGGCACGGACGTTGTCATTGTCGGTGCCGGAGTTGCCGGTGCTGCCCTTGCTTACACTCTTGCGAAG GACGGACGCCGGGTACATGTGATCGAAAGAGACTTGAGTGAGCCAGACAGAATTGTTGGTGAACTATTGCAGCCTGGAGGCTATCTCAAATTGATTGAGTTGGGTCTTGAAG ACTGTGCAAATGAATCCATTGACGCTCAAAAAGTATTTGGTTATGCTCTCTACAAAGATGGGAACGACACAAAACTGTCTTATCCCTTGGAAAACTATCCTTCAGATATCGCCGGAAGAAGTTTCCACAACGGGCGTTTCATCCAAAAAATGCGTGAAAGGGCTACAGCTCTTAAAAA CGTGACACTAGAGCAAGGAACTGTGACAACCCTAATTGAAGAAAAGGGCACCGTCAAGGGTGTGATGTACAAGAACAAGGCTGGAGACGAGATGAGATCATATGCTCCATTAACAATAGTATGCGATGGGTGCTTTTCAAATCTCCGCCGCAATCTCTGTACTCCAAAGGTTGACAATCCTTCTTGCTTCGTCGGTTTGATCTTGGAGAACTGTGACCTTCCTTATGCAAACCACGGACACGTGATTTTGGGAGACCCTTCACCTATCTTATTTTACCCTATTAGTGGTACCGAAGTTCGTTGTTTGGTAGATGTTCCCGGCACAAAAGTACCTTCAGTAGCTAATGGTGAAATGGCCAAATACTTGAAAAATGTGGTTGCTCCTCAG GTTCCCCCTCAGCTCTTGAGATCTTTTCTCGCAGCAGTTGAGAAAGGAAACATCAGAACAATGCAAAACAAAAGCATGCCCGCTACTCCTCAACCCACTCCCGGTGCAATTTTATTAGGGGATGCATTCAACATGAGACATCCTTTGACCGGAGGAGGAATGACCGTGGCTCTTTCCGACATTGTTCTTCTAAGGGATCTTCTTAGACCCCTAACTGATCTCAACGACGCACCAGCTTTGTGCGAATATCTAGAATCATTCTACACACTTCGCAAG CCTGTGTCATCTACCATAAACACATTGGCCGGTGCTTTGTACAAGGTGTTTTGTGCATCACCTGACCCGGCAAGACAGGAAATGAGGGAAGCTTGTTTCGATTATTTGAGCCTCGGAGGCATATGTGCAAGGGGACCAATATCTCTACTCTCTGGCCTTAATCCTCGTCCGATCCACCTTTTTCTCCATTTCTTTGCCGTGGCTGTCTATGGAGTAGGTCGCTTAATGATTCCATTCCCTACGCCTAAACGTGTATGGCTCGGGACCAGATTGATCTTG gGTGCATCAGGAATTATATTCCCCATTATTAAAGGTGAAGGAGTTAGACAAATGTTCTTTCCTGCAACAATCCCAGCATATTACAGAGCTCCTCCTCTTCAATGA